The window CTCAGGCTGTTGCCTGGCAACCCGTGTTGACCCTCTATCCCTGCATCGGGTTTAGGGCTCTGGGTGACTCAGCTGTTTTACAAGTCATTCAAACCCCCCACGGCACCTATGTGCAAGGGGTCCCAGTGTTCCTCACCCACATTGCATATTGACCACTGTCTGCCACCCACGTtgttcccagcctccctttcttccACCTGGACGTTCCCCCCAGCCCCAGTTCTGCTCCACTCCTCCCCCGACTGGACCTGAAGCCTGAGCTTCCCCTGAACTTAGAGTACACAACTTACAATATGCAAGCTGCTAAACCCCCTTTCTGTACAAGGCGATTGGAATGGAACTGTCATGTACAGTGAAAGTACACGTCACGTTTTTCAGCCAAGAAAAACCCAACCCAGACAACCTGGAAGAAGTGGGATGCAGCAACGATCAGGAAGCATGGAAATTAGGAAACTGTATTCTTAAGTCCAGAGAAGTACGATTCTGGAAAAAGGATTGATGACCTAGAATGAAAATTCCAGAAGACACTCATATAGACATGTGCGGCATGCGAAAATTCAGAAGGAGCTAGAAGTTACTAAAGTTCTTGTCTAGTGCCTGGAGACGATAGAGTGGCTGAATATAAGAGCAATAAAACTCTAGACTGACACATTTTTAAGTCTCAATGTAGGTACCCTTTGGGAACCACTAAGTGAATTGGAATAGAAGGTAAAATTTCAAACCGATTGAGGACAAAGGGGATCAAAGGACATTTGATGAATCAGGCAAAAGgtgttggggtgggtgggggggttaACGGAAACAAGGAGAGTGCGTGACTCACTGGAACCGCTAAATGAGGAATCAGTAATTTGACGGCAGTGTCCTTGGCTTCCTCCTGGCTTCAATGGGAATACTTTAAATGTTTCACCATTAACCAAGTCGTTTGCTGTAACTTTCTCATAGATGTTTAAGTTGAGTTAGTTCCCATCTTTTCAGAGTTTGATAAATGTTGCGTTACGAActgttgtattttgtattatattaagtGGGCTCTTATTGGCTGGTTTTCACTCCTTTGTAAACgtccaaataaaatacagacaactTTTTACATCAAAGATTTTTCTCTCGTGTTTTCAATCCTTCTAAATAAACCTTTCTCTTCAGACTTATTTTATAGAACAGCTCTTTtactaaaatttcacaaatcgcaaatataaaatgtgtttactaaaagcagaaaggaaggtaGAGAAAGGTCTCCAGTCTCTGTTCTCCATTCACATCGCATCTTTCCCCATAGTCACACAAGTCTACACCAACAAACGCATACATTAAGAGCATCGTTTGTGGCTCGCTTTCACAAACACCTGGCGTGCCATGTGCCGGGGTCCCGCTGAAGTGACTATAAGGTCCAGGCAGGCAACACAGGTGTGGTCAGGACCAGAGCCTCTGTGGGGTCCGTGCGTCTCCAAACTAGGAACAGGTGACTTCGTATTGCAGCATGGCATGGATCACAATGAGCACTGTGCAGTGGGAGCTGCTTCTTGGCTTGCCATTGGGGTCTGTCGTCCATAAGCCAGAAAGCCCCCTTGCAGTCATCCTACACACATGTGCCACTATCTCCTTGCTGTACATCTGTCTGGAAAGATGCACAGGTTTTACATTACATGGGGGAGGGTCTGCTGATACGCTACTTCCAGGATATTTCTACCACCAGAATGCTTCATTAAACGTTTGTACGTGgagtaagacagggtctcattcagtcatccaggctggagtgcagtggtgcaatcacagctcactgcagcctgcacctcctcagctcaggtgaccctccaacATCAGGTTgccaagtagctcagactgcaGGCAGGCACCGAGACCCCTTGGTAATTCCTCCTGgtttgttgattcattcatttacttattcattttgaaacagagtctcactctttcacccaggctggagcgcggtggctTCGGCTCACTGAGAACTCCATTCCCGGGagtgaagcgattctcatgtctcgccctaataaaaagggaaaaattagccaggcatggtggtgggccgctgtagtcccagctgctcaggaggctgaggcgggagaatcctttgaacccaggaggcggaggttgcagtgagcccagattgagccattgcagtgatccgagatcatgctgttgccctccagcctgggtgacaagagcaaaactttgtctcataatggaaaaaagagagagaaaagtcatcCCAGTAAGAAAGATCAAAGTTTGGAAGAGAAACTTCACAGAAGAATCTATGGGTTTGGTCAGTGAGCACACGCAATCCCAATAAGGATGAGAATACGCAAATAAGCGTGGAGCATCCTGTGGtgccagggagaaaggagccgcccaaaaccaaacaaaaccaaaagccacaGCGATGGGAGGTTGACAAAGGGACATGGAAGCCAACTAAAGGAGCTCCcggtggccaaagctggaaacattgtGTAACAAAGTAATTAACTaaataattactaattaaatagttaagtaaaatatttgacaaaataatcaGTTCAATTATTGAATAATTCATCCCCTGAAGTATTGGAGTGTAAACCAAAGTATACAATAGGTGTCCataagtccatactgatataaataagtgattaaataaacaaacatgtgggGAGAATGGGAAAATCCTCCACACAGGAGAACTCCGCAGAGTTTAGGTAGCTATTCCCCTGCAAGGAGATAAAGCATAACTTCCCTTTTATTTAAGTATAGGCTACAGGTAGCGACTTCCAAACAGTACAGTAGAgaaagaggtgggaaaatcactttatGGTGGAGAAACGTAATCAACACTGCCCCAGCCAGGTGACCAGGACTAATAGCAGCAGTGATAAGCCGGCTTGATGGTGTGTACTCTAGACAGGATGGGATGGGAGTGGCACTTTCCCGCTGCAATCTTCCTTACAAAAACGTATAATTCCAGTCAGATCATAAGGAATACATCACACGAACTTCAGGAGAGGACATCCCACAATACATCTGATCAGTAtgcaaagtgtcaaggtcatcaaaaacaaggcaagTGTGAGAAACCGTCGCAGCCAAGGGGAACCGTGACGAATTGTACGGTGGTACCCTGGATGGGGTCTTGGGACAGAAAAGGTATGTGAGGcgaaaacatagcaaaacctcacttcaacaaaaaatacaaacccaaaaaataattggcccggcacggtggcttgcgcctggggtcccagctactcgggaggttgagcgggaaggatggcttgagctgaggacttccaaacaagcctgggcacatagcgaaacctcgcctctccaaaaaatcccaaaattatcccgatgtggtggcgctcacctgtagtccagctactctggaggctgagacagcagaatcacttgaactgattctcctatctcagccccccaagtagccgcagcgagccgagatggcaccactgcactccagcctgggctacagagcgagaaccCGTCTCTGTAAAAAAACGAGGATGCAAACCGACCAAATAACCCACTGTGGGATCCCCTCCAGTGTCCTGCTGTGTTTCCTGCTGTCTTCCTCCACCCGTGTGTGCACCCACAGCAATAAAAGCCAGTGGTGTGGGTTTCACACGCATCTCCAGCCCCATCGCCATCGCGCTCAGCTCCACTCTTTTTACAAAAGGCCACTTGACATCCTCCCCTGGCAGTTCAAAAGCTCCTTCAACCAGATGTGCGCAAGCCAAGCTCCGCCACTTCCCACTCAGAGCAGGTTCTCGGTCCACCTCCGCCTGAACGAACGGGCGGGCTACCAAGGCCGCAGTCTCTTCCTCAAGGGCTGTCCACACTGGGTCTCGCTTTCTCTTGGAAATTTCTCTCCCACCAGGGAACTTTCTCCTCCTCTACCTCCCTCGGTCTCAGTCTAACAGCACCCTGCGCCCAACCCCGAGGGCTGCAATAGCCTTCTTGCCTCTCCTGACTTATTCTGTGGACCCTGGGTTGGCGCTCCTTCACAGCCAGGCTGGTCGTTTCTGAAATGTTAACCCACTGCCGGACACCGTTCCACGGTTTTCCGCTGCCTTGGAACAAGACCAGCTCCTGCGCGGACCCTGCCTCCACCTCGCACCACCTCTGCGCCCGGACTTGGCCTCCCGTCCATTCCCAGAATGTGCCGGGCTCCCTTCCAGTCCGGGCCTCAGCACACTTTCTtcactccccttcctctctccctgcctctcccagcccggtGCAGGTtgactaatttcaaattttatgttccaGATTTCAGCCCAGATATCCCCCCTTTGGATGCTTTCCTTGACCATGCTCAGATCTAAGCTAATCACATCTTCCTGTCAGCCGCTTTCAGGGCACCGCACCTCACTGTGCTGACACTCAAAGCTCATTatgcattttcttcctcaatGATTAGATTAATCAATCCACCATTGACGTCTAGAAATGGCGGCATCTCAGAAGGGCCCCATTTGACTGGCAGGGGACTGGCCCAATGCGCCTCGCAAGCCCAGCCAGGCCCACCCCAGCCGGCCCCCCTCTGACGACGCCTGTCCCTTACGCGACTGCCTTGCTGCCATATAAGAGGGACCGCGCTCGGCCTCCAGCAGTCGGCTTTCTGCTGGGCTCGGAGCCAGAACCTGCTGCGTGCTCCCTCCAGACTCCCTGGCTGCGGCTGGACTACCTCAGAGCTACAGCGGTGAGGTGAACCTGTGGACACCTCCAACTCCTCGGGCCTCTCTTCGTCGAAGAGTCTCTTAATTTTCAGATCTCCGGAGCCAGCTGTAGGAAGATCAGGTGTGTGTCTGGGAGTCCCGGAGGGGTGGATAGATCTTGGGTGGGTGCAGTTGGGGACAGAATCCTCATTCCCCCAGAAAGGCCACGGCCATCCCCCTGCCTTGTCACCTCTGTCTTCCTAAATCCGttctttctcccttgtttttctccccagcccctcccgcaGATTGCTCATGGAGGAGCCAAGGCCTTCGAAGCGACTTCGCTCCACGGCCCCTAATCAAGGTACATCAAACGCCTGccactctctttttaatttcgCTTGTTCCCCAATTCTTCCCCAATTGTTTGAATTCAAACTCAATCAAGCATTCTCTGTTTCACCTTCTCATAGCCTGCCTCAACCTGGGCTGCTTGTTGTAAGTCAGCTCCCAGGTTCCACATCATCTGGGaaattcctttccctctttccaactgtaatcccatttcccaaatctgagatttgctgttgttgtcgctgttttgttctgtttagttTGTATTACTGTTTCTCCGTAGCAGAGCGAGTCCTCACGCTACATCTTGATCTATAATAAGCCAGTACTTCCACCTTGTTCTTTCCCGGAGGAGTTGGAATTTTACGGCTATTGCCACATTGTTCTCCAAAACATTTCCCTTCATACACTGAGTGTCCTAAATCTTTTAATCTTGTCTAGTTTGACAGACGCATAACAACAAAGCATCCACTGAAAGGAAATTCTTTAACATCTTGCTTGTCTGAAACATCTTCCTTCTACCCTCCCAGATTCTTTAGTGTAACTTTGGTTGGACACGAAATTTTAGGTGGGAAATTCATTTCCCTTGAAATTTCGAAGACATTTTCTCTTACGTTCTAGACTCAACTGCTGCTTTTGAGATGTCTGATTTGTGAGACATGTGGAATCCTAGCCCTTTCcatgtgacttttcctttctctgtctcccgcTCTCTAGAATCTTTTagaatcttctcttttccctcagcACTCTGAAATTTTATGGTGAAATGTCTCAGTGACAACATACCTCTAATTCTCTTATATCTCATCCTTCTTTCCATCActttagatttttgctttgttctgtggGAGATCTTCTCAACTTCCTTCTCCAATTTCCATGgagagttttgtttcttctctcacaaTTTTAACTTCCAAAATCCCTCTTTTctctgagtatttatttttaaaagtatcctaTAACTGCTTGATGGGTAAAATTCCTTCTATCTCTCTCTGCTcacgctctgcttctcttttagccTCAGGTGGGCCTCCTCCAGAGCCAGGCTGCTGTGTTGCGGACCCTGAAGACTCCGTGGAAGCAGATGGGCCCGCACAGCCAGCCCAACCCGCAAAACCCATCGCTTACGTGACACCCTTCAGATGGCAGACCCCGGCTCGCACAGAGTCACCCCGTCCTGCAGAGAGAGGCCGGCGCCGGGGAGGAAGCCGGCGGCCAGGGCGAGGCCGTGGCAGAAGGGCTGGGCCCCGCGGGGACGCTGGCCAGAGACAGGGGGCAGAACGCTTGACGGGACCGGACGTGCACATCCAACTGGACCACCATGGAGAGCCAGGCCACCAGGGGGAACCGGAAATCACGGAGACCGcagccttctctctttctgaaactggtcctctgcctggaactgtgcagggaggccctggcccCGACGTGGCGCAACCTGAGCTGGGGTTTCAGGAGCCGCCCACTGCTCCTGGGCCTCAGGCTGTTGCCTGGCAACCCGTGTTGACCCTCTATCCCTGCATCGGGTTTAGGGCTCTGGGTGACTCAGCTGTTTTACAAGTCATTCAAACCCCCCACGGCACCTATGTGCAAGGGGTCCCAGTGTTCCTCACCGACATTGCATATTGACCACTGTCTGCCACCCACGTtgttcccagcctccctttcttccACCTGGACGTTCCCCCCAGCCCCAGTTCTGCTCCACTCCTCCCCCGACTGGACCTGAAGCCTGAGCTTCCCCTGAACTTAGAGTACACAACTTACAATATGCAAGCTGCTAAACCCCCTTTCTGTACAAGGCGATTGGAATGGAACTGTCATGTACAGTGAAAGTACACGTCACGTTTTTCAGCCAAGAAAAACCCAACCCAGACAACCTGGAAGAAGTGGGATGCAGCAACGATCAGGAAGCATGGAAATTAGGAAACTGTATTCTTAAGTCCAGAGAAGTACGATTCTGGAAAAAGGATTGATGACCTAGAATGAAAATTCCAGAAGACACTCATATAGACATGTGCGGCATGCGAAAATTCAGAAGGAGCTAGAAGTTACTAAAGTTCTTGTCTAGTGCCTGGAGACGATAGAGTGGCTGAATATAAGAGCAATAAAACTCTAGACTGACACATTTTTAAGTCTCAATGTAGGTACCCTTTGGGAACCACTAAGTGAATTGGAATAGAAGGTAAAATTTCAAACCGATTGAGGACAAAGGGGATCAAAGGACATTTGATGAATCAGGCAAaaggtgttggggtggggggggtTAACGGAAACAAGGAGAGTGCGTGACTCACTGGAACCGCTAAATGAGGAATCAGTAATTTGACGGCAGTGTCCTTGGCTTCCTCCTGGCTTCaatgggaatattttaaatgtttcaccatTAACCAAGTCGTTTGCTGTAACTTTCTCATAGATGTTTAAGTTGAGTTAGTTCCCATCTTTTCAGAGTTTGATAAATGTTGCGTTACGAActgttgtattttgtattatattaagtGGGCTCTTATTGGCTGGTTTTCACTCCTTTGTAAACgtccaaataaaatacagacaactTTTTACATCAAAGATTTTTCTCTCGTGTTTTCAATCCTTCTAAATAAACCTTTCTCTTCAGACTTATTTTATAGAACAGCTCTTTtactaaaatttcacaaatcgcaaatataaaatgtgtttactaaaagcagaaaggaaggtaGAGAAAGGTCTCCAGTCTCTGTTCTCCATTCACATCGCATCTTTCCCCATAGTCACACAAGTCTACACCAACAAACGCATACATTAAGAGCATCGTTTGTGGCTCGCTTTCACAAACACCTGGCGTGCCATGTGCCGGGGTCCCGCTGAAGTGACTATAAGGTCCAGGCAGGCAACACAGGTGTGGTCAGGACCAGAGCCTCTGTGGGGTCCGTGCGTCTCCAAACTAGGAACAGGTGACTTCGTATTGAAGCATGGCATGGATCACAATGAGCACTGTGCAGTGGGAGCTGCTTCTTGGCTTGCCATTGGGGTCTGTCGTCCATAAGCCAGAAAGCCCCCTTGCAGTCATCCTACACACATGTGCCACTATCTCCTTGCTGTACATCTGTCTGGAAAGATGCACAGGTTTTACATTACGCGGGGGAGGGTCTGCTGATACGCTACTTCCAGGATATTTCTACCACCAGAATGCTTCATTAAACGTTTGTACGTGgagtaagacagggtctcattcagtcatccaggctggagtgcagtggtgcaatcacagctcactgcagcctgcacctcctcagctcaggtgaccctccaacATCAGGTTgccaagtagctcagactgcaGGCAGGCACCGAGACCCCTTGGTAATTCCTCCTGgtttgttgattcattcatttacttattcattttgaaacagagtctcactctttcacccaggctggagcgcggtggctTCGGCTCACTGAGAACTCCATTCCCGGGagtgaagcgattctcatgtctcgccctaataaaaagggaaaaattagccaggcatggtggtgggccgctgtagtcccagctgctcaggaggctgaggcgggagaatcctttgaacccaggaggcggaggttgcagtgagcccagattgagccattgcagtgatccgagatcatgctattgccctccagcctgggtgacaagagcaaaactttgtctcataatggaaaaaagagagagaaaagtcatcCCAGTAAGAAAGATCAAAGTTTGGAAGAGAAACTTCACAGAAGAATCTATGGGTTTGGTCAGTGAGCACACGCAATCCCAATAAGGATGAGAATACGCAAATAAGCGTGGAGCATCCTGTGGtgccagggagaaaggagccgcccaaaaccaaacaaaaccaaaagccacaGCGATGGGAGGTTGACAAAGGGACATGGAAGCCAACTAAAGGAGCTCCcggtggccaaagctggaaacattgtGTAACAAAGTAATTAACTaaataattactaattaaatagttaagtaaaatatttgacaaaataatcaGTTCAATTATTGAATAATTCATCCCCTGAAGTATTGGAGTGTAAACCAAAGTATACAATAGGTGTCCataagtccatactgatataaataagtgaTTGAATAAACAAACATGTGGGGAGAATGGGAAAATCCTCCACACAGGAGAACTCCGCAGAGTTTAGGTAGCTATTCCCCTGCAAGGAGATAAAGCATAACTTCCCTTTTATTTAAGTATAGGCTACAGGTAGCGACTTCCAAACAGTACAGTAGAgaaagaggtgggaaaatcactttatGGTGGAGAAACGTAATCAACACTGCCCCAGCCAGGTGACCAGGACTAATAGCAGCAGTGATAAGCCGGCTTGATGGTGTGTACTCTAGACAGGATGGGATGGGAGTGGCACTTTCCCGCTGCAATCTTCCTTACAAAAACGTATAATTCCAGTCAGATCATAAGGAATACATCACACGAACTTCAGGAGAGGACATCCCACAATACATCTGATCAGTAtgcaaagtgtcaaggtcatcaaaaacaaggcaagTGTGAGAAACCGTCGCAGCCAAGGGGAACCGTGACGAATTGTACGGTGGTACCCTGGATGGGGTCTTGGGACAGAAAAGGTATGTGAGGcgaaaacacagcaaaacctcacttcaacaaaaaatacaaacccaaaaaataattggcccggcacggtggcttgcgcctggggtcccagctactcgggaggttgagcgggaaggatggcttgagctgaggacttccaaacaagcctgggcacatagcgaaacctcgcctctccaaaaaatcccaaaattatcccgatgtggtggcgctcacctgtagtccagctactccggaggctgagacagcagaatcacttgaactgattctcctatctcagccccccaagtagccgcagcgagccgagatggcaccactgcactccagcctgggctacagagcgagaaccCGTCTCTGTAAAAAAACGAGGATGCAAACCGACCAAATAACCCACTGTGGGATCCCCTCCAGTGTCCTGCTGTGTTTCCTGCTGTCTTCCTCCACCCGTGTGTGCACCCACAGCAATAAAAGCCAGTGGTGTGGGTCTCACACGCATCTCCAGCCCCATCGCCATCGCGCTCAGCTCCACTCTTTTTACAAAAGGCCACTTGACATCCTCCCCTGGCAGTTCAAAAGCTCCTTCAACCAGATGTGCGCAAGCCAAGCTCCGCCACTTCCCACTCAGAGCAGGTTCTCGGTCCACCTCCGCCTGAACGAACGGGCGGGCTACCAAGGCCGCAGTCTCTTCCTCAAGGGCTGTCCACACTGGGTCTCGCTTTCTCTTGGAAATTTCTCTCCCACCAGGGAACTTTCTCCTCCTCTACCTCCCTCGGTCTCAGTCTAACAGCACCCTGCGCCCAACCCCGAGGGCTGCAATAGCCTTCTTGCCTCTCCTGACTTATTCTGCGGACCCTGGGTTGGCGCTCCTTCACAGCCAGGCTGGTCGTTTCTGAAATGTTAACCCACTGCCGGACACCGTTCCACGGTTTTCCGCTGCCTTGGAACAAGACCAGCTCCTGCGCGGACCCTGCCTCCACGTCGCACCACCTCTGCGCCCGGACTTGGCCTCCCGTCCATTCCCAGAATGTGCCGGGCTCCCTTCCAGTCCGGGCCTCAGCACACTTTCTtcactccccttcctctctccctgcctctcccagcccggtGCAGGTtgactaatttcaaattttatgttccaGATTTCAGCCCAGATATCCCCCCTTTGGATGCTTTCCTTGACCATGCTCAGATCTAAGCTAATCACATCTTCCTGTCAGCCGCTTTCAGGGCACCGCACCTCACTGTGCTGACACTCAAAGCTCATTatgcattttcttcctcaatGATTAGATTAATCAATCCACCATTGACGTCTAGAAATGGCGGCATCTCAGAAGGGCCCCATTTGACTGGCAGGGGACTGGCCCAATGCGCCTCGCAAGCCCAGCCAGGCCCACCCCAGCCGGCCCCCCTCTGACGACGCCTGTCCCTTACGCGACTGCCTTGCTGCCATATAAGAGGGACCGCGCTCGGCCTCCAGCAGTCGGCTTTCTGCTGGGCTCGGAGCCAGAACCTGCTGCGTGCTCCCTCCAGACTCCCTGGCTGCGACTGGACTACCTCAGAGCTACAGCGGTGAGGTGAACCTGTGGACACCTCCAACTCCTCGGGCCTCTCTTCGTCGAAGAGTCTCTTAATTTTCAGATCTCCGGAGCCAGCTGTAGGAAGATCAGGTGTGTGTCTGGGAGTCCCGGAGGGGTGGATAGATCTTGGGTGGGTGCAGTTGGGGACAGAATCCTCATTCCCCCAGAAAGGCCACGGCCATCCCCCTGCCTTGTCACCTCTGTCTTCCTAAATCCGttctttctcccttgtttttctccccagcccctcccgcaGATTGCTCATGGAGGAGCCAAGGCCTTCGAAGCGACTTCGCTCCACGGCCCCTAATCAAGGTACATCAAACGCCTGccactctctttttaatttcgCTTGTTCCCCAGTTCTTCCCCAATTGTTTGAATTCAAACTCAATCAAGCATTCTCTGTTTCACCTTCTCATAGCCTGCCTCAACCTGGGCTGCTTGTTGTAAGTCAGCTCCCAGGTTCCACATCATCTGGGaaattcctttccctctttccaactgtaatcccatttcccaaatctgagatttgctgttgttgtcgctgttttgttctgtttagttTGTATTACTGTTTCTCCGTAGCAGAGCGAGTCCTCACGCTACATCTTGATCTATAATAAGCCAGTACTTCCACCTTGTTCTTTCCTGGAGGAGTTGGAATTTTACGGCTATTGCCACATTGTTCTCCAAAACATTTCCCTTCATACACTGAGTGTCCTAAATCTTTTAATCTTGTCTAGTTTGACAGACGCATAACAACAAAGCATCCACTGAAAGGAAATTCTTTAACATCTTGCTTGTCTGAAACATCTTCCTTCTACCCTCCCAGATTCTTTAGTGTAACTTTGGTTGGACACGAAATTTTAGGTGGGAAATTCATTTCCCTTGAAATTTCGAAGACATTTTCTCTTACGTTCTAGACTCAACTGCTGCTTTTGAGATGTCTGATTTGTGAGACATGTGGAATCCTAGCCCTTTCc of the Gorilla gorilla gorilla isolate KB3781 chromosome 14, NHGRI_mGorGor1-v2.1_pri, whole genome shotgun sequence genome contains:
- the LOC134757065 gene encoding proline-rich protein 20E, encoding MEEPRPSKRLRSTAPNQASGGPPPEPGCCVADPEDSVEADGPAQPAQPAKPIAYVTPFRWQTPARTESPRPAERGRRRGGSRRPGRGRGRRAGPRGDAGQRQGAERLTGPDVHIQLDHHGEPGHQGEPEITETAAFSLSETGPLPGTVQGGPGPDVAQPELGFQEPPTAPGPQAVAWQPVLTLYPCIGFRALGDSAVLQVIQTPHGTYVQGVPVFLTDIAY